The Corynebacterium atypicum genome contains the following window.
TCGTCTACCCGCACCCGCCACAGAATCAGTGGCAGGCCGCCCGCGACCAGTTGGCTGGCCTCGCCGCGCAGCACGGCGTGGAGCTCATCGCCGTGGGCAACGGAACCGCATCGCGCGAATCCGACAAATTGGCTGGCGAGGTCGCAGACCTCATCGAAAAGGCCGGCGGCGCGCGGCCCACCCCAGTCGTAGTCAGCGAGGCCGGCGCCTCGGTGTACTCGGCAAGCGAGATCGCCGCCGCCGAGTTCCCAGAGATGGACGTGGCTCTGCGTGGGGCGGTGTCGATCGCCCGGCGCCTCCAGGACCCTCTAGCCGAGCTAGTCAAGGTAGACCCGAAGTCGATCGGGGTCGGGCAGTACCAGCACGACGTTAATCAGGCGCAGTTGTCGCGCACCCTCGACAGCGTCGTAGAAGACGCGGTCAACGCCGTCGGCGTCGACTTGAACACCGCCTCGGTCCCGCTGCTCGAGCGAGTAGCTGGGGTCTCGCACACCCTCGCAAAAAACATCGTCGCCTATCGCGACCAAAACGGCAGCTTTGCCACGCGCAAAGAGCTGTCGAAGGTTCCCAGGCTGGGGCCCAAGGCGTTTGAGCAGTGCGCCGGTTTCTTAAGGATCAACGGCGGAACGGATCCGCTGGACGCCTCCGCCGTCCACCCCGAGGCCTACCCGGTGGTTCGCGCGATCACCCGGCGCACTGGTCTCGAGGTCCCGCAGCTGATCGGGGCGCACGACCAGCTGAAGGCGCTTGATCCGGCCGAATTCGCCACCGCCGAATTTGGCGTGCCCACGGTCACCGACATCATCGCCGAGCTGGATAAACCCGGCCGCGACCCGCGCCCGGAGTTTCGCACCGCACAGTTTGCTGAGGGCGTAGAGAAGCTCTCTGATCTCAAGGAGGGGATGATTCTCGAGGGCACGGTGACCAACGTGGCCGCCTTTGGGGCCTTCGTCGACGTCGGAGTCCACCAGGACGGCCTCGTGCACGTCTCGCAGCTGGCCGACCGCTTCGTCGCGGACCCTCACGAGGTCGTTTCCTCGGGCCAGGTGGTCAAGGTTCGCGTGCTGGAAGTCGATGAGGAGCGCCAGCGCATCAGCCTCAGTCTCAAACTCCGCGGCGAGGGTCGGGACGCGAAGAAAGCTGGCGGTAGGCGCGGCGGGGATCGAGAGCGCGGCGGGAAGAACCGGGCAGGTGGCCACAGGAACAAGCGCGGTGGGGCCGCGGGTTAGCAGCGGCGCGGGCGCGCGCAGCGTGGCCTTAAACCCAGCGGCTCGATGGCCGACGCGCTGCGCAACGCCGGGTTCGGCCGGTAGTACGGCGAGCGCCCCGCAGGTTTTGCCGATTGGGATGCGGATATGGCATCATGGTCAAGTTCCGTGTAGCGGATACGAGCCGGTTGAGCGGTCTGCCGCCAGGTTCCTCTTTCCAGACTCATTGCAAAGGTAATTAGATGAACATTATCGATAAGATCGACCAGGCGTCGATGCGCGATGACATCCCGGACTTCCGGCCGGGCGACACCGTCGGCGTCAACGTGAAGGTCATCGAGGGCTCCACCGAGCGCACGCAGCTGTTTACCGGCGTCGTGCTGCGTCGTCAGGGCTCGGGCGTGCGCGAAACCTTCACGGTGCGCAAGGTCTCCTTCGGTGTCGCCGTGGAGCGTACCTTCCCGGTCCACTCGCCGAACATCGACTCGATCACCGTCGAGCGCCGCGGCAAGGTGCGTCGTGCGAAGCTGTACTACCTGCGCAACCTGCGTGGTAAGGCCGCTCGCATCAAGGAGCGTCGCTAAGCGTCACGCTTTCCCCCGTCCGGTTGGGCGGGGGATTTTTTCTGCCTCGGTACGCTGCCGCGCGTCGTCGGCGAGCCCCGCGCCACGTCTCTCCCGTGGCGTCGGCGAGCATCACGCCGCGTCTCTCCTGCGAACCTCGATAGGACAAGGGAGATAGGACGGTTCCTCTCGACGTTGGGGGAGTGCTTTCGACGCCGTGAATCCGACCCCCGGGGGCGGGAAGCGACGCAAGCGAGGTCGGGCGGGGCGCAGCGTGGGAAGGCGCGGTACGGGCGTTCGCCGGCGAGCGCGCCCGAGCCAGCCTGCTACAGTCTTTAGCCGTGACGGCAGCAACACAGGTACCGGACGATGGTTCGACGAATTCCGCGGCGGCTGAGAAGAAAGAGCTGCCTTGGTTTATTGAGATACCGCTCGTGATCGTGGCCACGTTCCTCGTGATCTTCCTGGTACAGACCTTCATTGGGCGCATATACCTGATCCCCTCGGCGTCGATGGAGCCGACGCTGCACGGCTGCGAGGGCTGCACCGGAGACAGGATCTTCGTGGAAAAGGTCTCCTATTACGGCTCGGATCCGCAGCCTGGCGACGTGGTTGTGTTTGCCGGTACGGACTCGTGGAACCAGACGTTTATCACGCAACGCTCCGAAAACACGCTGGTGCGCGGGGCACAGAACTTAGCTGCGATGGTGGGCCTGGTGCCTCCGGATGAAAACGACTTGGTCAAGCGGATCGTGGCGGCGGGCGGACAAACCGTCAGTTGCCAGGAAGGCGACCCCGCCGTCATGGTGGACGGCAAGCCCACGGATCAATCGTTTACGCTCGATCCGCCGCAGTACCCGGTCGACCCGCGGTTTGGTTCTCAAGCCTGCGGCGGCGAATACTTCGGCCCGGTACTCGTGCCGGAGGGGCATTTCTTCATGATGGGGGATAACCGCACGAACTCTCAGGATTCGCGCTACCACCTTGGCGACGAATTCCAGGGAACGATCCCCGAGGAGAACATTCGCGGCAAGGTGGTCGCCCGCATCTGGCCGCCGAGCAGGATCGGCGGGGTGGATCACGCCGAGCTCTCCGAGCAGTAGCGCTCGAGCCGCGATGCGCAGACTGGTGCAACTGCGTACCTATGAAGTCGCCTTGGCCAAGGCGGGTTTGGGTCCGGTCGCAGGGGTAGATGAGGCCGGCCGAGGTGCGTGCGCGGGCCCGCTCACGGTGGCCGCCTGTGTGTTGCCGGAGCGCACTTTCCCGGAGCTTGACACGCTCACTGATTCGAAGAAGCTTACGGTAGCTGCCCGGGAGCGGCTGTTTCCGATCATCCAAAAGCGCGCGCTGAGCTATTCCATCGTGCACATTCCGGCGCAGATTATCGACGCCGCGGGAATCACCCGTGCGAACATCTCCGGCATGCGGCGTGCGGTGGCCGCTCTGGAGGTGGCGCCCGGCTACGTGCTGACTGACGCCTGGAAGGTTCCGGGCCTGGTTGCCCCGCAGCTTCCGATCATCGGCGGCGACGCGACCTGCCGGTGCATCGCCGCTGCGAGTGTGCTGGCGAAAGTCTCCCGAGATCGCGTGATGGCAGGTCTCGCGGTGAGCTACTCGGATTATGGCCTGGAAAAGCACAAGGGTTACGGCACAAAAGCCCATATGGATGCGGTGCGCCGCCACGGTGCGAGCCCGGTTCATCGCTACACTTATTCCAATGTCGCGGCGGCGCACCGCGAGTGGCTAGCACAGATACAGACAAGGGACGGGTTGCTTGATGAGCGCTGAAGACCTCGATAATTACGAAGCCGACGTTGAGCTGTCCTTGTACCGGGAGTACCGGGACGTCGTCAGCCAATTCTCGTATGTTGTGGAGACCGAGCGGCGGTTTTACCTGGCCAACGCCGTGGAGCTCATTCCGCACACTGAGGGCGGCGAGGTCTACTACGAGGTGCGGATGTCCGATGCCTGGGTGTGGGATATGTATCGCCCGGCGCGGTTCGTGCGATTTGTGCGGGTCATTACCTTCAAGGACGTCAACATTGAGGAGCTAGACAAGCCGGAGTTCATGCTGCCGGATTAGTGTGGGCTAGCGCCGGCCAGCGGGGCTTAGCACAGCGGGGATTGTGCCGCGCTCCAGGCGCGCGCCGGCTGTGGATAGACGGGGGTTATCCACATAAAGCTGCTCTGCCAGGGGCACTGCCCCGCACGGCGGGCCCGGTGGCGGCAGTGTGGGAGGCGTATTGTTACGCAACCCAAATCGAGGGGGGGACCATGGCTAGAACTCGCCAGGCCGGCCTGCTTGGCCGCCGCGGCGAAGCTTTCGCCGCGGCTTTTACCGCGATCGCGGCGCTCGCATCATCGCAATCAACCAGCAGGTGGGCCGAGATGAACTGGACCTGATCGCGGCAGAGCCTGATGGCACGATTGTTTTCGTTGAAGTAAAGACCCGATCCGGCCGCGACTTTGGTGGGGCAGAGGCGGTAGACCGAAGGAAGATCGCGCACCTGCGGCGTGCCGCAGGGCGATGGTTGGCCACCCAGGCTGTTCCGGCGGTGCGCCTCGACGTACTCGAGCTTACGGTGGTTCGCCGCGATGTGGGCCTCGGCGGCGAGGAACACCTCGTCTTCGACGCGGTGTGCTTTGAGGGGGTCGATGATGGTGCCGACTAAGACCACCAAGCAGACGCCCCGGCTAGGCAGGGCGTTTACCGCCGCGTTGCACGGTGTGGAGGCACGCTTAGTAACGGTGGAGGCCAACATCGGGCCGGGGCTGCCGGGCGTCAGCGTAGTGGGGATGGGAGATACCGCGGTACGCGAGTCGCGCGATCGGATCAAGACGGCTGCGGGTAATAGCGGCCTGAGCTGGCCGCGCACCAAGGTCGTGATCTCGATGTCTCCGGCTAGCCTGCCCAAGGCTGGATCTGGCTTTGACCTGGCGATGGCGCTCGCGGTGCTGAGCGCGCAGCGGCCGTCGTCCCGCCTCGAGGGCGCCTTAGTGATTGGCGAGATCGGGCTCGACGGCACCGTGCGCGAGGTCAACGGCGTGCTTCCTGCCGCGCTCGCGGCCTCTAGCCTGGGATTTAGCCAGATCGTGGTCCCGCCAGGAAACGCTGCCGAGGCGGCGGTGCTGTCGACGCTCGAGGTGCTCGTCGCCCCGACGCTTGCGGATGCCTGGGCGTGGGCCGAAGGGAAGAAGGACCTGCCCCAGGCCCGTCCGGCTCCGGCGCCGGATCGCCGTCCAGTAGCGGACATGCGGGATGTCTCCGGTCAGCACGAGGCGCGCTACGCGCTGGAGGTAGCGGCCGCGGGCGGTCATCATATGATGATGGTGGGCCCTCCCGGGTCTGGAAAGTCGATGCTTGCCGCGCGGTTGCCGGGCATCCTGCCCACGCTCACCGAGCAAGAGATGCTCGAGGCAACGGCCGTGCACTCCGTGGCGGGATTGGTCAAGGCCGGACCTGTCGTTCACGCCCCGTTCGTCGCCCCGCATCACACCGTCTCTCGCGCCGGCCTCATCGGTGGCGGCGCCGGGCATCCACGGCCCGGTGCGGTCAGCTTGGCGCATCGCGGCGTGTTGTTCTTAGACGAAGTCTCCGAGGTTCCCGCTCACGTGCTCGACGGGCTGCGCCAGCCTCTGGAGACCGGCGAGGTGGAGCTGTCCCGGGTGCGCTCGCAGGTGATTTCTCCCGGCGTCTTTCCAGCTCGTCATGGCAGCCAACCCCTGCCGCTGTGGCGCCGAAGAGGCCTCGCACTGCATGTGCAGTGCCACGGCGCGGCGCCGTTACTTGGACAATGTCTCCGGGCCATTGATCGACCGCATCGATATCAGGATCCGCACGAGCGCATCGGGTGCGGTGGTTGGTGCTAGGGGAGAGCCCAGCGCCGTCGTTGCCGAGCGAGTGGCCGCCGCCCGAGAGCGCAGCCAGGCCCGCTGGGGGCGAGTCAACTCCCGCATCCCCGGGCCCATCCTCAGGAGGGACTATCCGGCCAGTGCGGAGGGGATGGCCTTGGTGGCCAGCTTGCTCGCCGAGGGCGCGCTGACCCAGCGCGGCGTCGATCGCACGCTGCGCCTTGCGTGGACCCTGGCCGATCTGGGCGGTGCGGACCAGCCCGGGATCGATCACGTCTTTCGCGCTACGGGACTGCACGAGACCGGCGAGTTGTCCCAGGAGGCGGCATGAGTAGCAAAGACGTGGACGTTGCCTTCGCCTACCTCTCGCGCGTCCTCGAGGGCCCGAGTCGCGAGCTCTCAGACCTTCTCGCCCGTGGCTGGGAACCGGTAGTGCTGGCCCAAGCGGTGCGCGACCGCGACCCAAGCCTGGGCAAGCTGTTGGCCAAAACCAGCGCGCGTGCGCACGTGGAGCAGGCGGAGCAGGACCTCAAGGCCGCCGCAGCAATCGGTGCCCGACTGATCTACCCGGGCCATCCGGAATGGCCTGAGGAGGTGCTAGGGCAGGCCTTTTCCTTTGCGGCCTCGGGGATCAGCCAGCATCTGCGCAGCTACCAGGCGGACGCCGTTGCCCCACACGCGCTGTGGGTGCGCGGGGGCGATGTGAGAAGTCTGTCGTCTCAGGCCGTGGCCGTGGTGGGTACCCGGGCGGTGATCCGCTACGGCGCGCAGGCGACCAGGATGATCGCCGGCGGTCTGGCCAAGCAGCAGTGGACCATCGTCTCCGGAGGGGCGCTAGGCATCGATACCCACGCCCACGAGGCGGCCCTGGCCCACGGCGCCCCCACTATTGCGGTTGCTGCCTGCGGGATCGATCGCTGCTACCCGAAGCGCAACGAGGGGCTGTTCCACCGCATCGTCGATTCGGGTGGGGCCGTTGTCACCGAGTACCCGCCGCAGACCACCCCGCAGCGGCACAGGTTTCTCACCCGCAACCGACTCGTCGCGGCGCTCGGCCGCGGAACGGTGGTGGTCGAAGCCGCGTGGCGCTCCGGCGCGCTGAACACCTTGAGCTGGGCCGAGGGGCTGGGCCGGGTGTGCATGGCGGTGCCCGGGCCGGTGACTCACGCCGGTTCCTTGGGGCGCCACCAGCGCATCAGAGACGGCGCGGCGGAGTTGGTCACCTCCGCCGCCGAGGTCCGCGAGCTGATCGAACCGGTAGGCGCCAGCGATGTGCAGGCCCAGTACGAGCTCGATTTTTCCGGCGATGCGGTGCAGAAGCTGAGCCGGAATGAATTGCGGGTTTTCGACGCCCTGGAGCCCGGCCGGGGGCGCGAGACCCAAGAGGTCGCGACCACGGCAGGGCTCCCGTTGCCGCTGACGGTGTACCTGCTCGTCGCGCTGATGCGCGCGGGCCTGGCCCGCATTGATGGCGAGCTCTGGCACAGAGGTGATGCCGCAGAGCCTTAAAAAGCCGGCGCCCCAATCGCTGGGGTCGGGTTAGGATGAGCGCATGGTTGACTCGCTGCCGGAAGCTATCGACGATTTCGCTGAGTATCTTGAGCTCAACCTCTCCCGTTCGCCGGCGACGATACGCGCGTACCGAACTGACTTGAACTCGCTGGCCTGCCTGGTACCTGATTTCTCGGAGTTCACGCTGCCCAATCTCAGGGCTTGGTTGGCGGCAGGGGCACGCGAGGGGTTGGCCCGGGCCACCCTTGCTCGGCGCACGGCGAGCGTGCGGGCCTTTTCCACCTGGGCACTGCGCCGTGGGCTCATTACTAGCGACGTCGCGGCCCGCCTGGTCTCCCCGCACGTGCAGCGCCACTTGCCGCACGTACTGAGCACCGAGCAGGCCGAGGCGACACTCGATCAGGTAGACCAGTCCACCCAACCCAGCGGGGCCCGAAGAACCCGCGGTGGCAACGGGGTGCCGGATGCGCAGCAGCTGAGGGACAGAGCCGTGCTCGAGCTACTCTATGCCACCGGGATCCGGGTCAGCGAACTCGTTGGCTTGGACCTCCCCGACGTTGACCTGGAGGCGAACACGGTGAAGGTTACCGGCAAGGGCAACAAGCAGCGGGTGGTTCCGTTCGGCAGGCCGGCGGCGGCCGCGCTCTCGGCCTGGCTCGATCACGGCCGCGGGCACTTAGCCGATCAGCAGGGCCACCCCGAGGCCGCGGCGGCGGTCTTCCTGGGCGCCCGCGGCGGCCGGTTGGGCACCCGCCAGGTGCGCCGCGTGGTCGACGCCGCGACCACCGCTTCCGGGGCGGGGCATACCAGCCCGCACGATCTGCGTCACTCGGCGGCGACTCATCTCTTAGAAGGCGGCGCGGATCTGCGGGAGGTCCAGGAGCTGCTCGGGCACTCCTCGCTGGCGACCACTCAGATATATACCCACGTGTCCACCGAGCGGCTCAAAAAGGTCTTCGAGCAGGCTCATCCACGGGCTTGAGTCGGATGGCCGGGGCGGCTAGCAGCTCTAGCGGGTTGAGGTAGCGATCCGTGAATCCCTGCGGACGAGCGCCCCAGTGCAGGCCCGGATCGCGGTGCCCTCGGGCCAAGACTCCGATGGCCTGGCCGGTGGTGACTTCTTTGCCGGCTCCAACCGACGCGGTCACGGGTTGGTAGGTAGTGCGGATGCCATCCGGGTGATCGATGGAAACCGTCGGAGTTCCGGCGACGGTGCCAGCGAAAGCCACGATGCCGGGGCCAGCGGCGAATACCTGCGCGCCCACCGCGGCGGCGAGATCGACCCCGCGGTGGCCCGGCAGCCAGTTGTGCTCCGGAGGGTCGAAGCCGCGTAACACCCGAGACGGATACGGTGTGCGCGCGACCGGGTCGCGGTAGTCCGAATGACTAGGCCCCGGAATAGTCCCGGTCCACCCTCTTCGCGGGGCCGGTGCGTGGCAGCGGAGGCGAAAAGCGGTGGGCCCACCTGGTCGCCCACCGAATGCTGGGCGTACCCCTGAATGAGCGCGGCGGAGGCCGGAACGTGGGCGTCGGTGGCCAGGCAGCCGGCCAGGACAGTCATAGCGCTCAAGGCGGCAACGAGTTTCTGCATACTTTAACAGTGGCGCGGAAAGGGCCGGTGCGCGCCGGGCGGGCTCAGGAGTCTGTGGATAACGCCGCGGTTGTGGAAAAGTTTGGTACCTGCCAGCGCGCCGGACTATGATGCTGCGAAGCAGTGCGCCCATTTTCGGGTGCGCTGACTACGCTGCGGAAACCCGTCGTTGCTGTGATTGTGGGCAACGCGCCAGGCCGACACGGTCCCCGGCTCGAGACAGCTGGGGCGTTGGTGCTTATGGGGCGAAGGGTGGTCGCCAGGGAGCAGGACAAATCCACAAAACCTGCTGTTGAGATAACCAAAAGATCATGAAGAAAGGGAAGAATCCCATGGCAGTTGTGACCATGCGCGAGCTTCTCGACGCCGGTGTCCACTTCGGCCACCAGACGCGTCGCTGGAACCCGAAGATGCGTCGCCACATCTTCACCGACCGCAACGGCATCTACATCATCGACCTGCAGCAGACGCTGACCTACATCGATGAGGCCTTCGAGTTTGTCAAGGAGACCGTCGCGCACGGCGGCAACATCCTTTTCGTTGGCACCAAGAAGCAGGCCCAGGAGGCCGTGCAGGAAGAGGCCGAGCGCGTCGGTATGCCCTACGTCAACCACCGTTGGCTGGGCGGCATGTTGACTAACTTCCAGACCGTGTCCAA
Protein-coding sequences here:
- a CDS encoding Tex family protein encodes the protein MNSAAPSFSLAQRIAEELGVKPSQVQAAMDLLAAGNTVPFIARYRKELTGGLDDTALRTLESRSTYLKELEERKSVVLEAIEEQGKLTASLRALIAACDTKARLEDLYRPFKKRRETKADKARKAGLEPLLDAVLEDPDADPEALASGMLSATSVDTTSEALTGARDILVDRLALDAELSGWLREEFFARGEMSATVVEGKEEEGKKYRDFFAFNEPLDKLPAHRVLALFRGEKEGVLRLHLDGGDESFFTGGIAVKMDIPTQRSAWLANAVGFGWRTKLAVSAGLDARNRLREQAEKDSLEIFAKNLRDVLLAAPAGQRSVLGLDPGFRNGVKCAVVDKTGKVLDTTIVYPHPPQNQWQAARDQLAGLAAQHGVELIAVGNGTASRESDKLAGEVADLIEKAGGARPTPVVVSEAGASVYSASEIAAAEFPEMDVALRGAVSIARRLQDPLAELVKVDPKSIGVGQYQHDVNQAQLSRTLDSVVEDAVNAVGVDLNTASVPLLERVAGVSHTLAKNIVAYRDQNGSFATRKELSKVPRLGPKAFEQCAGFLRINGGTDPLDASAVHPEAYPVVRAITRRTGLEVPQLIGAHDQLKALDPAEFATAEFGVPTVTDIIAELDKPGRDPRPEFRTAQFAEGVEKLSDLKEGMILEGTVTNVAAFGAFVDVGVHQDGLVHVSQLADRFVADPHEVVSSGQVVKVRVLEVDEERQRISLSLKLRGEGRDAKKAGGRRGGDRERGGKNRAGGHRNKRGGAAG
- the rplS gene encoding 50S ribosomal protein L19; amino-acid sequence: MNIIDKIDQASMRDDIPDFRPGDTVGVNVKVIEGSTERTQLFTGVVLRRQGSGVRETFTVRKVSFGVAVERTFPVHSPNIDSITVERRGKVRRAKLYYLRNLRGKAARIKERR
- the lepB gene encoding signal peptidase I → MTAATQVPDDGSTNSAAAEKKELPWFIEIPLVIVATFLVIFLVQTFIGRIYLIPSASMEPTLHGCEGCTGDRIFVEKVSYYGSDPQPGDVVVFAGTDSWNQTFITQRSENTLVRGAQNLAAMVGLVPPDENDLVKRIVAAGGQTVSCQEGDPAVMVDGKPTDQSFTLDPPQYPVDPRFGSQACGGEYFGPVLVPEGHFFMMGDNRTNSQDSRYHLGDEFQGTIPEENIRGKVVARIWPPSRIGGVDHAELSEQ
- a CDS encoding ribonuclease HII, producing the protein MRRLVQLRTYEVALAKAGLGPVAGVDEAGRGACAGPLTVAACVLPERTFPELDTLTDSKKLTVAARERLFPIIQKRALSYSIVHIPAQIIDAAGITRANISGMRRAVAALEVAPGYVLTDAWKVPGLVAPQLPIIGGDATCRCIAAASVLAKVSRDRVMAGLAVSYSDYGLEKHKGYGTKAHMDAVRRHGASPVHRYTYSNVAAAHREWLAQIQTRDGLLDER
- a CDS encoding DUF2469 domain-containing protein, with protein sequence MSAEDLDNYEADVELSLYREYRDVVSQFSYVVETERRFYLANAVELIPHTEGGEVYYEVRMSDAWVWDMYRPARFVRFVRVITFKDVNIEELDKPEFMLPD
- a CDS encoding YraN family protein, with product MGRDELDLIAAEPDGTIVFVEVKTRSGRDFGGAEAVDRRKIAHLRRAAGRWLATQAVPAVRLDVLELTVVRRDVGLGGEEHLVFDAVCFEGVDDGAD
- the dprA gene encoding DNA-processing protein DprA codes for the protein MSSKDVDVAFAYLSRVLEGPSRELSDLLARGWEPVVLAQAVRDRDPSLGKLLAKTSARAHVEQAEQDLKAAAAIGARLIYPGHPEWPEEVLGQAFSFAASGISQHLRSYQADAVAPHALWVRGGDVRSLSSQAVAVVGTRAVIRYGAQATRMIAGGLAKQQWTIVSGGALGIDTHAHEAALAHGAPTIAVAACGIDRCYPKRNEGLFHRIVDSGGAVVTEYPPQTTPQRHRFLTRNRLVAALGRGTVVVEAAWRSGALNTLSWAEGLGRVCMAVPGPVTHAGSLGRHQRIRDGAAELVTSAAEVRELIEPVGASDVQAQYELDFSGDAVQKLSRNELRVFDALEPGRGRETQEVATTAGLPLPLTVYLLVALMRAGLARIDGELWHRGDAAEP
- a CDS encoding tyrosine recombinase XerC → MVDSLPEAIDDFAEYLELNLSRSPATIRAYRTDLNSLACLVPDFSEFTLPNLRAWLAAGAREGLARATLARRTASVRAFSTWALRRGLITSDVAARLVSPHVQRHLPHVLSTEQAEATLDQVDQSTQPSGARRTRGGNGVPDAQQLRDRAVLELLYATGIRVSELVGLDLPDVDLEANTVKVTGKGNKQRVVPFGRPAAAALSAWLDHGRGHLADQQGHPEAAAAVFLGARGGRLGTRQVRRVVDAATTASGAGHTSPHDLRHSAATHLLEGGADLREVQELLGHSSLATTQIYTHVSTERLKKVFEQAHPRA
- a CDS encoding M23 family metallopeptidase, whose translation is MPGPSHSDYRDPVARTPYPSRVLRGFDPPEHNWLPGHRGVDLAAAVGAQVFAAGPGIVAFAGTVAGTPTVSIDHPDGIRTTYQPVTASVGAGKEVTTGQAIGVLARGHRDPGLHWGARPQGFTDRYLNPLELLAAPAIRLKPVDEPARRPF